The Coffea arabica cultivar ET-39 chromosome 8e, Coffea Arabica ET-39 HiFi, whole genome shotgun sequence genome window below encodes:
- the LOC140013085 gene encoding transcriptional corepressor LEUNIG-like isoform X1 → MGFTFGHNRDPRHTVGRGKDVSNLFTFMEVSSVRASAGKVICCHFSSDGKLLASGGHDKKAVLWYTDTLKPKATLEEHSMLITDVRFSPSMARLATSSFDKTVRVWDADNPGYTLRNFTGHSAGVMSLDFHPNKDDLICSCDGDGEIRYWSINTGSCSRAFKGGMAQVRFQPRLGRYLAAAAENVVSILDAESQACRHILKGHTKPVHSVCWDPSGELLASVSEDSVRVWSLASGSDGECVHELSCYGNKFYSCVFHPTYSSLLVIGCYQSLELWNMAENKSMTLPAHEGLIASLAVSPVTGLVASASHDKIVKLWK, encoded by the exons ATGGGATTCACCTTTGGACACAATCGAG ATCCCCGACATACGGTTGGTCGTGGCAAGGATGTTAGCAATT tgtTCACGTTTATGGAAGTAAGTTCTGTTCGTGCAAGTGCTGGTAAAGTGATCTGCTGCCACTTCTCATCAGATGGTAAGCTACTAGCTAGTGGCGGCCATGATAAAAAG GCTGTTTTGTGGTATACAGATACTTTAAAGCCTAAAGCAACACTTGAAGAGCACTCAATGCTTATTACTGATGTTCGTTTCAGTCCAAGCATGGCACGCCTTGCAACATCTTCTTTTGATAAAACTGTCCGGGTTTGGGATGCAGATAAT CCTGGGTATACACTTCGCAACTTTACTGGACATTCTGCTGGTGTAATGTCTTTGGACTTCCACCCGAATAAAGATGATCTTATATGCTCATGTGATGGGGATGGTGAGATAAGATATTGGAGCATCAATACTGGTAGCTGTTCAAGAGCATTCAAG GGGGGCATGGCACAGGTGAGATTTCAGCCACGTCTTGGAAGATATCTTGCTGCAGCTGCTGAGAATGTCGTGTCAATACTGGATGCGGAGTCACAGGCTTGTCGGCATATATTAAAG GGGCATACAAAACCAGTACATTCTGTTTGCTGGGATCCTTCTGGTGAACTGCTGGCATCTGTTAGTGAGGACTCTGTCAGAGTCTGGTCATTGGCATCGGGAAGCGACGGAGAATGTGTGCACGAGCTTAGTTGTTATGGCAACAAATTTTATTCCTGTGTTTTCCATCCTACATATTCGTCATTGTTGGTTATTGGATGTTACCAG tCTCTGGAGCTTTGGAACATGGCGGAGAACAAGTCCATGACCCTGCCAGCACATGAAGGATTGATTGCTTCCTTGGCTGTTTCTCCCGTTACAGGCCTGGTTGCTTCAGCCAGTCATGACAAGATTGTTAAGCTGTGGAAATAA
- the LOC140013085 gene encoding transcriptional corepressor LEUNIG-like isoform X2 — protein sequence MGFTFGHNRVFTFMEVSSVRASAGKVICCHFSSDGKLLASGGHDKKAVLWYTDTLKPKATLEEHSMLITDVRFSPSMARLATSSFDKTVRVWDADNPGYTLRNFTGHSAGVMSLDFHPNKDDLICSCDGDGEIRYWSINTGSCSRAFKGGMAQVRFQPRLGRYLAAAAENVVSILDAESQACRHILKGHTKPVHSVCWDPSGELLASVSEDSVRVWSLASGSDGECVHELSCYGNKFYSCVFHPTYSSLLVIGCYQSLELWNMAENKSMTLPAHEGLIASLAVSPVTGLVASASHDKIVKLWK from the exons ATGGGATTCACCTTTGGACACAATCGAG tgtTCACGTTTATGGAAGTAAGTTCTGTTCGTGCAAGTGCTGGTAAAGTGATCTGCTGCCACTTCTCATCAGATGGTAAGCTACTAGCTAGTGGCGGCCATGATAAAAAG GCTGTTTTGTGGTATACAGATACTTTAAAGCCTAAAGCAACACTTGAAGAGCACTCAATGCTTATTACTGATGTTCGTTTCAGTCCAAGCATGGCACGCCTTGCAACATCTTCTTTTGATAAAACTGTCCGGGTTTGGGATGCAGATAAT CCTGGGTATACACTTCGCAACTTTACTGGACATTCTGCTGGTGTAATGTCTTTGGACTTCCACCCGAATAAAGATGATCTTATATGCTCATGTGATGGGGATGGTGAGATAAGATATTGGAGCATCAATACTGGTAGCTGTTCAAGAGCATTCAAG GGGGGCATGGCACAGGTGAGATTTCAGCCACGTCTTGGAAGATATCTTGCTGCAGCTGCTGAGAATGTCGTGTCAATACTGGATGCGGAGTCACAGGCTTGTCGGCATATATTAAAG GGGCATACAAAACCAGTACATTCTGTTTGCTGGGATCCTTCTGGTGAACTGCTGGCATCTGTTAGTGAGGACTCTGTCAGAGTCTGGTCATTGGCATCGGGAAGCGACGGAGAATGTGTGCACGAGCTTAGTTGTTATGGCAACAAATTTTATTCCTGTGTTTTCCATCCTACATATTCGTCATTGTTGGTTATTGGATGTTACCAG tCTCTGGAGCTTTGGAACATGGCGGAGAACAAGTCCATGACCCTGCCAGCACATGAAGGATTGATTGCTTCCTTGGCTGTTTCTCCCGTTACAGGCCTGGTTGCTTCAGCCAGTCATGACAAGATTGTTAAGCTGTGGAAATAA
- the LOC140013085 gene encoding transcriptional corepressor LEUNIG-like isoform X3 — MLAIAVLWYTDTLKPKATLEEHSMLITDVRFSPSMARLATSSFDKTVRVWDADNPGYTLRNFTGHSAGVMSLDFHPNKDDLICSCDGDGEIRYWSINTGSCSRAFKGGMAQVRFQPRLGRYLAAAAENVVSILDAESQACRHILKGHTKPVHSVCWDPSGELLASVSEDSVRVWSLASGSDGECVHELSCYGNKFYSCVFHPTYSSLLVIGCYQSLELWNMAENKSMTLPAHEGLIASLAVSPVTGLVASASHDKIVKLWK; from the exons ATGTTAGCAATT GCTGTTTTGTGGTATACAGATACTTTAAAGCCTAAAGCAACACTTGAAGAGCACTCAATGCTTATTACTGATGTTCGTTTCAGTCCAAGCATGGCACGCCTTGCAACATCTTCTTTTGATAAAACTGTCCGGGTTTGGGATGCAGATAAT CCTGGGTATACACTTCGCAACTTTACTGGACATTCTGCTGGTGTAATGTCTTTGGACTTCCACCCGAATAAAGATGATCTTATATGCTCATGTGATGGGGATGGTGAGATAAGATATTGGAGCATCAATACTGGTAGCTGTTCAAGAGCATTCAAG GGGGGCATGGCACAGGTGAGATTTCAGCCACGTCTTGGAAGATATCTTGCTGCAGCTGCTGAGAATGTCGTGTCAATACTGGATGCGGAGTCACAGGCTTGTCGGCATATATTAAAG GGGCATACAAAACCAGTACATTCTGTTTGCTGGGATCCTTCTGGTGAACTGCTGGCATCTGTTAGTGAGGACTCTGTCAGAGTCTGGTCATTGGCATCGGGAAGCGACGGAGAATGTGTGCACGAGCTTAGTTGTTATGGCAACAAATTTTATTCCTGTGTTTTCCATCCTACATATTCGTCATTGTTGGTTATTGGATGTTACCAG tCTCTGGAGCTTTGGAACATGGCGGAGAACAAGTCCATGACCCTGCCAGCACATGAAGGATTGATTGCTTCCTTGGCTGTTTCTCCCGTTACAGGCCTGGTTGCTTCAGCCAGTCATGACAAGATTGTTAAGCTGTGGAAATAA
- the LOC113703951 gene encoding T-complex protein 1 subunit eta, translating to MATMLQPQIILLKEGTDTSQGKPQLLSNINACTAVADVVRSTLGPRGMDKLIHDEKGNTTISNDGATIMKLLDIIHPAAKILVDIAKSQDSEVGDGTTTVVLLAAEFLKEAKPFIEDGVHPQNLIRSYRTAGHLAIEKVKELAVSIEGKSLEEKKSLLAKCAATSLSSKLIGGEKDFFASMVVDAVLAIGNDDRLNMIGIKKVPGGNMRDSFLVNGVAFKKTFSYAGFEQQPKKFVNPKILLLNIELELKSEKENAEIRLSDPSQYQSIVDAEWNIIYDKLDKCVKSGAKIILSRLAIGDLATQYFADRDVFCAGRVTEEDLHRVAAATGGTIQTTVNNVIDEVLGSCEIFEEKQVGNERFNIFSGCPSGQTATIVLRGGADQFIEEAERSLHDAIMIVRRAVKNSTVVAGGGAIDMEISRYLRQHARTIAGKSQLFINSYAKALEIIPRQLCDNAGFDATDVLNKLRQKHALPSGEGALYGVDINTGGIADSFANFVWEPAVVKINAINAATEAACLILSVDETVKNPKSESAQGDAAASAMGRGRGGAAFRGRGRGMRRR from the exons ATGGCGACTATGCTG CAACCTCAGATCATACTGCTAAAGGAAGGCACTGATACATCCCAAGGAAAGCCACAGTTGTTGAGCAATATAAATGCTTGTACAGCTGTGGCTGATGTGGTGCGCAGCACCCTTGGACCTAGGGGTATGGACAAGTTGATCCATGATGAGAAGGGTAACACCACTATTTCCAATGATGGTGCCACAATAATGAAGCTTCTCGACATTATTCACCCTGCGGCTAAGATTCTTGTTGACATTGCCAAGTCCCAGGACTCTGAG GTTGGTGATGGGACCACAACTGTTGTTTTGCTAGCAGCAGAGTTCTTGAAGGAGGCAAAACCTTTTATTGAAGATGGAGTGCATCCTCAAAATCTGATTAGAAGTTATCGTACAGCTGGCCATTTG GCAATTgaaaaggtgaaagaattgGCTGTTAGCATTGAAGGAAAGAGCTTAGAAGAGAAGAAAAGCTTACTAGCTAAGTGTGCTGCTACATCACTCTCCTCAAAACTCATTGGTGGTGAGAAGGATTTCTTTGCATCTATGGTTGTAGATGCTGTCCTTGCTATTGGAAATGACGATAGGCTAAACATGATTGGTATCAAAAAG GTTCCTGGTGGTAACATGAGGGATTCTTTTCTTGTAAATGGCGTTGCCTTTAAGAAAACATTCTCATATGCTGGTTTTGAACAGCAACCAAAGAAATTTGTAAATCCCAAGATACTTTTGCTGAATATAGAATTGGAACTGAAATCAGAGAAAGAGAATGCTGAAATAAG GCTCTCAGATCCATCGCAGTATCAGTCAATCGTTGATGCAGAATGGAATATCATTTATGACAAGTTAGATAAATGTGTGAAAAGTGGGGCTAAAATCATTTTATCTCGGCTGGCTATTGGTGACCTAGCAACGCAG TATTTTGCAGATCGGGATGTATTCTGTGCTGGTCGTGTTACTGAGGAGGATCTGCATCGGGTGGCTGCTGCAACTGGCGGAACTATACAGACCACAGTGAATAATGTTATTGATGAG gtTCTTGGCTCTTGTGAGATATTTGAGGAGAAGCAAGTTGGAAATGAGCGGTTTAATATTTTTAGCGGATGCCCATCAGGCCAGACAGCCACTATTGTTCTTCGCGGTGGAGCAGATCAG TTTATTGAGGAAGCTGAACGAAGTCTGCATGATGCAATTATGATTGTGAGAAGGGCTGTGAAGAACTCTACTGTTGTTGCTGGTGGTGGTGCTATAGAT ATGGAGATAAGCAGATACTTGAGGCAGCATGCACGTACAATAGCTGGGAAGTCTCAGCTCTTTATTAATTCTTATGCTAAAGCCCTTGAG ATAATCCCCCGGCAGTTGTGTGACAATGCTGGTTTTGATGCAACTGatgtcttgaacaaattaagaCAAAAACACGCACTGCCATCTG GTGAGGGTGCACTTTATGGGGTGGATATTAATACTGGTGGAATCGCTGATTCATTTGCCAACTTTGTATGGGAGCCAGCAGTGGTGAAG ATAAATGCCATAAATGCAGCTACTGAAGCAGCTTGCCTGATCTTAAGTGTAGATGAAACAGTTAAAAATCCCAAG TCCGAGAGCGCACAAGGAGATGCTGCTGCAAGTGCTATGGGTAGAGGGCGCGGAGGTGCAGCATTCCGAGGTCGTGGAAGGGGGATGAGGAGGCGATGA
- the LOC113702848 gene encoding uncharacterized protein isoform X2, producing MDKGLNEINYETSADSTTVEKLESLLDAIEDLERQESEVQSRCIVEYAKLLAEVSELEDMLQNDVGGDFVYGILDDSINESKERLNMLKKELASKLRAILLLRRQLDDIPVPAELLQYELCCSQLYTSIQKKLRQTRKYYETFNALLEIKELMLKETSLLNSISSQFQNAITSPTGRTKLVDSMKGILQGIQQKLEKVQLACESEQKACDALKEKHRIAISEQRHCYSLLKAFQFRWIQLRSPPRFRASPSES from the exons ATGGATAAG ggtCTTAATGAGATTAATTATGAAACCTCTGCAGATTCAACAACGGTTGAGAAATTGGAATCACTTTTGGACGCAATCGAG GATCTTGAAAGGCAGGAATCAGAAGTCCAATCCCGTTGTATTGTAGAATATGCGAAATTGTTGGCTGAGGTTAGTGAGCTCGAGGATATGCTACAAAATGATGTAGGAGGGGATTTTGTGTATGGCATTCTTGATGACAGTATAAATGAGTCTAAGGAGAGACTGAATATGCTGAAGAAG GAGCTCGCATCTAAATTAAGAGCTATCTTACTGCTAAGAAGACAGCTTGATGACATTCCCGTACCTGCTGAACTCCTCCA GTACGAACTATGCTGTTCACAGCTTTATACCAGCATTCAG AAAAAGCTTCGACAAACTCGAAAATACTATGAAACCTTCAATGCACTACTGGAGATAAAGGAGTTAATGCTAAAGGAGACATCCTTGCTCAACTCCATAAGTTCACAG TTCCAAAACGCCATCACCAGCCCCACTGGCCGAACAAAACTCGTTGATTCCATGAAGGGCATTCTGCAGGGGATTCAGCAG AAACTGGAAAAAGTGCAATTAGCGTGCGAATCTGAGCAAAAGGCTTGTGACGCTCTAAAAGAGAAGCATAGAATAGCTATTTCAGAGCAAAGACACTGCTACTCTCTCTTGAAGGCTTTCCAG TTTAGGTGGATTCAGCTTCGGTCACCACCACGATTCAGGGCATCACCCTCGGAATCATAG
- the LOC113702848 gene encoding uncharacterized protein isoform X1, with amino-acid sequence MDKGLNEINYETSADSTTVEKLESLLDAIEDLERQESEVQSRCIVEYAKLLAEVSELEDMLQNDVGGDFVYGILDDSINESKERLNMLKKELASKLRAILLLRRQLDDIPVPAELLQYELCCSQLYTSIQKKLRQTRKYYETFNALLEIKELMLKETSLLNSISSQFQNAITSPTGRTKLVDSMKGILQGIQQKLEKVQLACESEQKACDALKEKHRIAISEQRHCYSLLKAFQEECARNERLRQARTLQPSS; translated from the exons ATGGATAAG ggtCTTAATGAGATTAATTATGAAACCTCTGCAGATTCAACAACGGTTGAGAAATTGGAATCACTTTTGGACGCAATCGAG GATCTTGAAAGGCAGGAATCAGAAGTCCAATCCCGTTGTATTGTAGAATATGCGAAATTGTTGGCTGAGGTTAGTGAGCTCGAGGATATGCTACAAAATGATGTAGGAGGGGATTTTGTGTATGGCATTCTTGATGACAGTATAAATGAGTCTAAGGAGAGACTGAATATGCTGAAGAAG GAGCTCGCATCTAAATTAAGAGCTATCTTACTGCTAAGAAGACAGCTTGATGACATTCCCGTACCTGCTGAACTCCTCCA GTACGAACTATGCTGTTCACAGCTTTATACCAGCATTCAG AAAAAGCTTCGACAAACTCGAAAATACTATGAAACCTTCAATGCACTACTGGAGATAAAGGAGTTAATGCTAAAGGAGACATCCTTGCTCAACTCCATAAGTTCACAG TTCCAAAACGCCATCACCAGCCCCACTGGCCGAACAAAACTCGTTGATTCCATGAAGGGCATTCTGCAGGGGATTCAGCAG AAACTGGAAAAAGTGCAATTAGCGTGCGAATCTGAGCAAAAGGCTTGTGACGCTCTAAAAGAGAAGCATAGAATAGCTATTTCAGAGCAAAGACACTGCTACTCTCTCTTGAAGGCTTTCCAG GAGGAATGTGCAAGGAATGAGAGATTGCGGCAAGCCCGGACTTTACAACCATCCTCATGA